The following is a genomic window from Pseudomonas purpurea.
GTTGTCGACGAAGACGCAGGTCAGTTGGTCGCCAATGGCCTTGTGCAGCAGCGCGGCAACCACCGAGGAGTCCACACCGCCGGACAGGCCGAGCAGGACGTTGTCGGTGCCGACCTGCGCACGAATGTTGGCGATGGCGTCTTCAGCGATTTTCGACGGCGTCCACAGGGCTTCACACTCGCAGATGTCGAGGATGAAGCGCGACAGGATGCGACCGCCCTGCTTGGTGTGGGTCACTTCCGGGTGGAACTGCACGCCGTAGTAGCGGCGCTCGTCGCTGAACATGCCGGCGATCGGGCAGCTCGGGGTGCTGGCCAGGACGTGGAAGTCTTCCGGCATCTTGGTGACCTTGTCACCGTGGCTCATCCACACGTCGAGGCCGAACAGGCCATCGGCGTCGATGTGGTCTTCGATGCCGTCAAGCAGGCGGCTCTTGCCGACTACGTCAACGCGGGCATAACCGAACTCACGCAACTCGGAACCTTCAACCTTGCCGCCCAGTTGCTCGGCCATGGTCTGCATGCCGTAGCAGATACCGAAGACCGGTACGCCCAGGTCAAACACCGCTTGCGGGCAGCGCGGGCTATTGGCTTCGTGGACGGACTCGGGGCCACCGGCGAGGATGACGCCTTTTGGAGCGAATTCGCGAATCGCTTCTTCATCCATGTCGAACGGGTGCAGTTCGCAATACACGCCGATTTCACGCACGCGGCGGGCGATCAGTTGGGTGTACTGGGAACCGAAGTCGAGGATCAGGATGCGGTGAGCGTGAATGTCGAGGGCCATGATTCAGTCTCGTCTAAGTAATTCGTAAACAGTCGTAATTCAGAAACAACTCGGGGCTGAAAACAGCCCCGGTTACTTAACGTTTTTCTCGAAGCATCAACCTACGCGGTAGTTTGGCGCTTCTTTGGTGATCTGCACGTCGTGAACATGAGATTCCGCCATGCCGGCGCCGGTGATGCGCACGAACTCTGGCTTGGTGCGCATTTCTTCGATGTCGGCGCTACCGGTGTAGCCCATGGAAGAACGCAGGCCGCCCATCAGTTGATGGATGATGGCGCTCAGGGTGCCCTTGTACGGCACACGCCCTTCGATGCCTTCCGGAACCAGCTTCTCGGCACCTGCCGAAGAGTCCTGGAAGTAACGGTCGGAGGAACCTTGAGCCTGGGACATGGCGCCCAGCGAACCCATGCCACGGTAAGCCTTGTACGAACGGCCCTGGAACAGTTCGATCTCGCCTGGCGCTTCTTCAGTACCGGCGAACATCGAGCCCATCATCACGCAGGATGCACCCGCAACGATGGCCTTGGACAGGTCACCGGAGAAACGAATGCCGCCGTCAGCGATCAACGGTACGCCTGTGCCTTCAAGGGCAGCGGCAACGTTGGCGATGGCGCTGATTTGCGGCACGCCGACACCGGCAACGATACGGGTGGTACAGATCGAGCCAGGGCCGATACCGACCTTGACCGCGTCCGCGCCCGCTTCGGCCAGGGCCTTGGCTGCAGCGCCGGTGGCAATGTTGCCGCCGATCACTTGTACTTCAGGGAAATTCTGCTTGACCCAGCGAACGCGGTCGATCACGCCTTTGGAGTGACCGTGAGCGGTGTCGACCACCACCACGTCAACGCCGGCAGCGACCAGGGCTGCAACGCGATCACCGGTGTCTTTACCAGTACCCACCGCAGCGCCGACACGCAGACGACCCTGGTCGTCCTTGCTGGCCAGTGGGTAGGCTTTGGCTTTTTCGATGTCGTTGACGGTCATCATGCCTTTGAGGGCAAATTTGTCATCGACGATCAGCACGCGTTCGATACGGTGTTTGTGCAACAGCTCACGAACATCGTTCTTGTCGGCGCCTTCCTTGACCGTGACCAGACGCTCTTTAGGCGTCATCACTTCACGAACGGTGGCGTCCAGACGGTTTTCGAAACGCACGTCACGGGAAGTGACGATGCCGACGAGGTCGCCATCGTGCAGCACCGGAACGCCGGAGATGTTGTGCAGGCGGGTCAGTTCGAACAGTTCGCGCACCGTGGCTTCAGCCTCGATGGTGATCGGGTCCTTGACCACGCCGGCCTCGTACCGCTTGACCTTGCGCACTTCGGCAGCTTGCTGCTCGATGGTCATGTTCTTGTGGATGATACCGATACCGCCTTCCTGAGCCATGGCAATGGCCAGACGGGCTTCAGTGACGGTGTCCATGGCGGCGGAAACCAGTGGAATATTCAGCTCGATGCCACGGGTAAGGCGGGTTTTGAGACTGACTTCGTTAGGAAGTACCTCGGAATAACCAGGCACTAAAAGAATGTCGTCGAAGGTCAGAGCTTCTTGGCTGATACGCAGCATCGCGGGGGCTCCCGAGCGGGAAAATGGAAGCGCGCCATTATACTCAGACACCCCCGAAGGCGAAAGGTAAAACTCTGTCTATTATTGATGCGGTCGATCGACGGGTTTTTTGCTACACAAATCCCGTAGGGGCGAGGCTTGCCCGCGAAGGCATCGACTCGGTGTATCTGATGTAGCGCAGCGATGCCTTCGCGAGCAAGTCGGGCGCCGCACCGCTCGCGCCTACAGTTACAGTTCGACTTTGACCCAACTCACGGGCAGGTCCAGCCATTGGGCGAACTCGTCGATAAAGCTCTGCTTGAACCCGGCCTCGAGCCAGTTATTGAAGATAAAACCCAGGTTGGAAAAGCCGCATTCCTGCAAAAACAGAAAACCGTTGATGTCGTCTTCATGCCCGCATTCGGGGCAGGTGAAGTTATCGGTGCGCCCCGGCATCCAGTCTTCCAGGCTTTCAAACAGCGCTTCGCCGATTTCCTTGCGGCACTCGGCGCAACCGGCTTCTTCGAGAAAGCCCCTGGACGGCGTATAGATGCAGCGTTTTGTGATGATCTCCAGCCCGTTGACCGGCTGACCGAATGGCAGCGCGTCGGGGTGCAGCACCACCGCCCGCGCACCGGGCGCGATGGCGTGGGCCATGCGATTGCCGGTACGTCCGCAGGTGGTCAGTTCCTCTTCAATGATGTTCTTGCGCACCAGCCACCGCACAATCGCCCGCGCCCGGGGCTCATGCACCGGCAGAGTAGAGATTTTCGGAACGATGATGCTTTGCGAATTCATGGTGCAAGCCTACTGCGTCAAAGGGATTTTTCTGCGGCGTGCCAGCGAAGGCGTCAGAACGGCCGGGCAGCTTAATCCCTGACACGCACAGGTCAAGTACTCAAATAGCGCCCTATCAAGGCAATCCCGCTGGCCAGCACCAACCAGGTCACCAAGCGCACAAAGGCCTCGCGCGACAGCCTCATCGTCAGGCGACGACCGACCCACAACCCCAGCGCCATGGCCGGCAACAAACACACCGCCAGTACCAATAAGGGTAGCTCGCCGTAGACACCCGCGATGACGAACAGGCTCAAGCGCACCACCGTGCTGCAACTGATCAGCGCACTTTGGGTCGCCCGGGCCGCGTCCTTCGGCAAGCGACTGTTCAGGTAGATCGCATACAAAAAACCACCGCTGCCGAACAGCGCCCCGAACATGCCTCCCACCGTGCCCATCGGCACCGCCCAACCCGCCGCCAATTGAGCCGGCCGGGCTTTCACCCCCAGGCTGTAAATCGCATAAACGCTGATAAACAGCCCCATCAACAACAGCAACAGGTCGGACTTGAGGTTCAACAGAAAGATCACCCCCAACGTACAACCGACCGCCATGCACGGCAGCAGCCGCAGCAGTTCGGGCCTGGCCACGTCCCGTCGCGAGGGCAGCAGGTTGCCGAACGCCGCGACAAAATCCAGCAACACCAGCAGCGGCACGATCTTCGACAGCGGCATGAACAGAATCAGAATGGGCCCCGCCACCAGCGCCGTGCCAAAACCGGCGATGCCGAACACGACGTAAGCCAGAACAATCCCCACGCCGATCACCAGCCAGTCCACAGTGCCAAACGGCCATTGCTGCAACAGTGCGACAACACTCATCGGTCAACTTCCTGAATTCATGTGAGATGACTTTAGCCAGCCGCGAGCCTTGCGACTAATATCATCAAAGTCGCTCACTCATCTCGAAAAGGCATGACTCGTGATCTCAACCCGCCAACTGCGCTACTTCGTCGAAATCGCCGAAACCGGCAGTTTCAGCGCTGCCGCCGAACGACTGTTCGTTGCCCAGTCGGCCTTGAGCCGACAGATCAAGGACATGGAAAGCCAACTCAATACCCCGCTGTTCGAGCGCACCGCTCGCCAGCCAAAGCTGACCGCCGCCGGCGAAGCCTTTTACCCTCGGGCCAGAAACCTGCTGAACGAACTGACCAAGGCCAGCGAAATGGCGACCCTGGTGGGCAATGGTCAATTGGGCACCTTGCGCTTGAGCCATTCCAGCACCGTCCCCATGAGCGGCCGGCTGCTCAGCGCCATCAGTCGCTACCTCGATCACTGCCCCGGCGTCTCGATGGACATCGCCAAGCGCTCATCCGAAGCACAACTTGAAGCGCTGGCCGAAGGACGTGTGGATGTCGGGCTGCTGCGCTTGCCAGTGCTGCGCCAGCGCGAAGGGGTGCAAATTGTGCCTCTGTATAGCGAGCGATTGTTGCTGGCCGTTCCGCCGAAGCATCGACTGGCTGTGGATAAGCCCACTCAAGGCATCGATCTGGCGCAATTAAAGGATGAAGCGTTTATCTCCATTCCTCACCCGCAACGCGGTGGGTTGAGTTATCTGTCCGCCGAGCTGTGCATGCGCCAAGGTTTCTTCCCCAAGGCTGCTCGCGTGGTGTCGCGCAAGACCACACAGCTGCAATTGATCCAGGCAGGCTTCGGCATCGCCCTGCTGCCGGAATCGATGCAGGACATCGCACCGCCCGACATCCACTTCCTGCCCCTGACGGGCACCGATTGCCACAGCACCGTGGCCCTCGCCTATCCGCAAAATCCCACGGCGCTGGTCCAGCAATTCATCAATACCTTCACAGGTCCCTGTGGGAGCGAGCCTGCTCGCGAAGGCGGTTCACGATTCAACATCAATGCCGACTGACACACCGTTTTCGCGAGCTGGCTCGCTCCCACAAGGATTTTCCTGGACGCATGGAGATTGATCACCGAATGCCTTTAAACTGCGCCCCATGATTAAAGATCCCTTTGCAAGACTCGGCCTGGACCGCGAAGTCCTCACGGTCAGCCAGCTCAACGGCCGCGCGCGGGTGTTGCTCGAAGACGTGTTCAGCAACATCTGGGTCGAAGGCGAAATCTCCAACCTCGCCCGACCGGCGTCCGGCCATGTGTATTTCACCCTCAAGGACAGCGGCGCCCAGGTGCGTTGCGCCCTGTTCCGCCAGAACGCGGCGCGGGTCCGTCAGGCGCTGAAAGACGGTCTGGCCGTCAAGGTGCGCGGCAAGGTCTCGCTGTTCGAAGGCCGTGGCGATTACCAACTGATTCTCGACACTGTGGAGCCGGCCGGTGACGGCGCACTGCGCCTGGCCTTCGATGCCCTGAAAGAAAAACTCAGTGCCGAAGGACTGTTCAGCGCCGAGCGCAAAGTGCCGCTGCCGGCTCACCCGCAACGCATCGGCATCATCAGCTCGCCGACCGGCGCGGTGATCCGCGACATCATCAGCGTGTTCCGCCGCCGCGCCCCGCAAGTGGAACTGACCCTGATCCCCACCGCCGTGCAGGGCCGCGAGGCTACCGCGCAGATTGTCCGCGCCCTGAAGCTGGCCGATGCGCGCGGTTTTGACGCGCTGATCCTGGCCCGTGGCGGCGGTTCGCTGGAAGACCTCTGGTGCTTCAACGAGGAAGCCGTGGCCCGCGCCGTGGACGCCTGCGTCACGCCAATCGTCAGCGCCGTCGGTCACGAAACCGATGTCTCGATCAGTGACTTCGTCGCCGACGTCCGGGCCCCGACGCCCTCCGCCGCCGCCGAACTGCTGGCCCCGGATTCCAGCGACCTGGTGCGCCGGGTCGAAAGCCTGCATCGGCGTTTGGTCATGCGCATTCGCGACCGCTTGATGCGCGACCGTCTGCGCCTGGAAGGCCTGTCACGCCGCTTGCGCCATCCCGGCGAACGCCTGCGCCAACAAGCGCAACGTCTCGACGACCTGGACATGCGCATGCGCCGGGCATTCGAACGCAGCCTGGCGGTACGCCGCGAGCGCTTGATTCGCCTGGAGACCCGACTTGCCGGGCAACATCCAGGGCGCCAACTGGCGATGCTCCGTCAGCGTCTCGACGGCCTCGCCGAACGCCTGCCGCGTGCTATGCGCGAAGGCCTGAAGGCCCGGCGCCTGCAACTGCAAAGCCAGATGCAAACCCTGCACGTGGTCAGCCCACTGGCGACCCTGGGCCGGGGCTACAGCATTTTGCTGGACGAACGCGGCAACGCGATCCGCAGCGCCGAACAAACTCACAATGGCCAACGCCTGAAAGCCAAACTCGGCGACGGCGAATTGCAGGTGCGGGTCGAAGACAATCATCTGACGCCTGTCACCCTCTCTTTACTGGATTGATCCATGCCGCGTTTTCTTAGCTCCCTGCTGTTGCTTTGCCTGACCTTCAACGCCCATGCCGACAGCTACATCACCCGCCTGCTGAACAAACCGGTGCCGGGGGGCGTGGCGGTGGTGAACCTGGGCGCTTCGGCCCAGTCGCCCAAGGCCAGCTATCAAGGCAAACCGGTGTTGGTGGTCAAGGAACAAAACGACTGGCTGGCGATTGTCGGCGTGCCACTGGCCGTCAAACCCGGCAGCCAGCAATTGAACAGCGGCGGCCGCAATCTGAACTTCGTGGTCGGCAACAAGAAGTACCCCGAACAGCACATCACCTTGAAGAACCCGCGTCAGGTCAATCCGAACCCGGCCGACCTCAAACGCATCGACGGTGAGCTGGCCGAGCAGAT
Proteins encoded in this region:
- a CDS encoding LysR family transcriptional regulator; this translates as MISTRQLRYFVEIAETGSFSAAAERLFVAQSALSRQIKDMESQLNTPLFERTARQPKLTAAGEAFYPRARNLLNELTKASEMATLVGNGQLGTLRLSHSSTVPMSGRLLSAISRYLDHCPGVSMDIAKRSSEAQLEALAEGRVDVGLLRLPVLRQREGVQIVPLYSERLLLAVPPKHRLAVDKPTQGIDLAQLKDEAFISIPHPQRGGLSYLSAELCMRQGFFPKAARVVSRKTTQLQLIQAGFGIALLPESMQDIAPPDIHFLPLTGTDCHSTVALAYPQNPTALVQQFINTFTGPCGSEPAREGGSRFNINAD
- the guaB gene encoding IMP dehydrogenase, with the protein product MLRISQEALTFDDILLVPGYSEVLPNEVSLKTRLTRGIELNIPLVSAAMDTVTEARLAIAMAQEGGIGIIHKNMTIEQQAAEVRKVKRYEAGVVKDPITIEAEATVRELFELTRLHNISGVPVLHDGDLVGIVTSRDVRFENRLDATVREVMTPKERLVTVKEGADKNDVRELLHKHRIERVLIVDDKFALKGMMTVNDIEKAKAYPLASKDDQGRLRVGAAVGTGKDTGDRVAALVAAGVDVVVVDTAHGHSKGVIDRVRWVKQNFPEVQVIGGNIATGAAAKALAEAGADAVKVGIGPGSICTTRIVAGVGVPQISAIANVAAALEGTGVPLIADGGIRFSGDLSKAIVAGASCVMMGSMFAGTEEAPGEIELFQGRSYKAYRGMGSLGAMSQAQGSSDRYFQDSSAGAEKLVPEGIEGRVPYKGTLSAIIHQLMGGLRSSMGYTGSADIEEMRTKPEFVRITGAGMAESHVHDVQITKEAPNYRVG
- the xseA gene encoding exodeoxyribonuclease VII large subunit; its protein translation is MIKDPFARLGLDREVLTVSQLNGRARVLLEDVFSNIWVEGEISNLARPASGHVYFTLKDSGAQVRCALFRQNAARVRQALKDGLAVKVRGKVSLFEGRGDYQLILDTVEPAGDGALRLAFDALKEKLSAEGLFSAERKVPLPAHPQRIGIISSPTGAVIRDIISVFRRRAPQVELTLIPTAVQGREATAQIVRALKLADARGFDALILARGGGSLEDLWCFNEEAVARAVDACVTPIVSAVGHETDVSISDFVADVRAPTPSAAAELLAPDSSDLVRRVESLHRRLVMRIRDRLMRDRLRLEGLSRRLRHPGERLRQQAQRLDDLDMRMRRAFERSLAVRRERLIRLETRLAGQHPGRQLAMLRQRLDGLAERLPRAMREGLKARRLQLQSQMQTLHVVSPLATLGRGYSILLDERGNAIRSAEQTHNGQRLKAKLGDGELQVRVEDNHLTPVTLSLLD
- a CDS encoding sugar ABC transporter ATPase → MNSQSIIVPKISTLPVHEPRARAIVRWLVRKNIIEEELTTCGRTGNRMAHAIAPGARAVVLHPDALPFGQPVNGLEIITKRCIYTPSRGFLEEAGCAECRKEIGEALFESLEDWMPGRTDNFTCPECGHEDDINGFLFLQECGFSNLGFIFNNWLEAGFKQSFIDEFAQWLDLPVSWVKVEL
- a CDS encoding sulfite exporter TauE/SafE family protein, which codes for MSVVALLQQWPFGTVDWLVIGVGIVLAYVVFGIAGFGTALVAGPILILFMPLSKIVPLLVLLDFVAAFGNLLPSRRDVARPELLRLLPCMAVGCTLGVIFLLNLKSDLLLLLMGLFISVYAIYSLGVKARPAQLAAGWAVPMGTVGGMFGALFGSGGFLYAIYLNSRLPKDAARATQSALISCSTVVRLSLFVIAGVYGELPLLVLAVCLLPAMALGLWVGRRLTMRLSREAFVRLVTWLVLASGIALIGRYLST